The following are encoded together in the Flavobacterium haoranii genome:
- a CDS encoding sigma-70 family RNA polymerase sigma factor, with the protein MRQLKITKQVTNRETASLDKYLQEIGKVDLITADEEVELAQRIKAGDQRALEKLTKANLRFVVSVAKQYQNQGLTLPDLINEGNLGLIKAAQRFDETRGFKFISYAVWWIRQSILQALAEQSRIVRLPLNKIGSINKINKMYALLEQSSERAPSAEEIAKELDMTVNDVKESMKNSGRHLSMDAPLVEGEDSNLYDVLRSGESPNPDRELIHESLQTEIERALETLTPREADVIRLYFGLGDQHPMTLEEIGETFDLTRERVRQIKEKAIRRLKHTSRSKILKTYLG; encoded by the coding sequence ATGAGACAGCTCAAAATTACTAAGCAGGTAACTAATCGTGAAACTGCTTCCTTAGACAAATACCTACAAGAAATTGGTAAAGTTGATTTAATTACTGCAGATGAAGAGGTAGAATTAGCACAAAGAATTAAAGCAGGCGATCAAAGAGCTTTAGAAAAATTAACTAAAGCTAATTTACGTTTCGTAGTTTCGGTTGCTAAACAATATCAAAACCAAGGATTAACATTACCCGATTTAATTAACGAAGGAAACTTAGGATTAATTAAAGCGGCTCAGCGTTTTGATGAAACTCGTGGTTTTAAATTTATTTCATATGCTGTATGGTGGATTCGTCAATCTATCTTACAAGCTTTAGCAGAACAATCTCGTATTGTACGTTTACCACTAAATAAAATTGGTTCTATCAACAAGATCAATAAAATGTACGCGTTGTTAGAACAATCTAGTGAACGTGCTCCTTCTGCCGAAGAAATTGCAAAAGAATTAGACATGACAGTTAATGACGTTAAAGAATCTATGAAAAATTCTGGTCGTCATTTATCAATGGATGCACCTTTAGTTGAAGGTGAAGATTCTAACTTATATGACGTATTACGTTCTGGAGAATCTCCAAATCCTGATAGAGAATTAATTCACGAGTCTTTACAAACTGAGATTGAAAGAGCTTTAGAAACATTAACTCCAAGAGAAGCTGATGTTATTCGTTTATATTTTGGATTAGGTGATCAACATCCAATGACTCTTGAAGAAATAGGAGAAACTTTCGATTTAACGCGTGAACGTGTTCGCCAAATTAAAGAAAAAGCAATTCGCAGATTAAAACACACTTCTAGAAGTAAAATTTTAAAAACATATTTAGGATAA